The DNA segment TGTACATCTTGCATATCCACGATTGGGAAGGGCAACATGCTCCTACCTTGCAACAAGTCGTTGTACCTGGATTTGATGGCGCTTCGGGGTCTCCAGTGTTCAGCCCTGATGGGAGCCAGGCTGCGTTCTTGTCAATGAAGACGAATGGGTACGAAGCGGACAAGAATCACATTTTCGTACTGCGAGAGGTCAAAGATCCAGTGAACAGCCTCGAGCGTGCCTTTTCTGCCTCCGCAGAAGGCGGATGGGACAGAAGTCCTGCGTCACTGGCATGGACTATTGACGGAAAACATCTTCTGTTCACGGCTGAAGACATTGGCACTGTCAAATTGTACCGCCTACCTAGCGACTTGAGATCACAGGAGCCAGAGGCATTGACCAAGAATGGCTCGGTCAGCGACGCTCGACCCTTACCAGACGGCCGCATTTTTGCTTCTGGTACCTCCTTCACTGACaactctttcttcttcattaTTGCGCCCCAGTCGCCGCCAAATGAGTCGCACACGTACGTGAGCTGGACGCATTCGAACTCTGCTGGAGGGTCAAAACTTGGTGGACTCAAGCCTTCTCAGGTCTCGTCGATATGGACGCCGGCAAGCAACCCTGAGATCAATCGCGAAGTTCACAGCATCGTGATTCGACCAAGCAATTTTGATAGCAGCAAGAAGTACCCTGTGGCTTACATCATCCACGGCGGACCCCAGAATGCTTGGGGCGACAGCTGGTCAACCCGATGGAACCCAATGATCTTTGCAGAGCAGGGCTACATTGTGATCACTCCCAACCCAACGGGCAGCACTGGGTATGGCCAGGCTTTCACGGATGCCATTCATCGCAACTGGGGCGGTGACCCGTACCAGGACATTGTCAATGTCTTTGAGTGGGCAAGTAAGAACATGCCTGAGGCCGATCACAATCGCGCTGTGGCTTTGGGTGCAAGTTATGGAGGATACATGATGAATTGGGTACAAGGCCATGATCTTGGACGCAAGTTCAAGGCGCTTGTTTGCCATGATGGCATAACGTCTTTTGCAGGTGCCATGCTCTCCACGGAAGAGCTCTACTTTCCACTCTTCGATCTGGGCAATCCTTTCAACACATCAGCGGCAGCTCAGGGACACGACAACTTCAGCAAAGCGACCCTGTCTGACTGGAGAAAGTGGGATCCTAGCGAGCACTTTGCAAACTGGGCTACTCCCCAGCTGATCATTCATTCCTCCAAGGACTACCGGTTGCCAGTCGCCGAGGGTCTTGCTGCTTTCAATGTATTGCAGGCCAGAGGTGTCGAGTCGAAGTTACTGACATTCCCAGACGAGGTACGCAATGTATAGGACGATTCGGAGCTATTTGTTGCTAACTGTAAACAGAATCACTGGGTACTCAAACCCGAGAACAGCCTGGTCTGGCATAAAGTGGTTCTCAACTGGATCAACCACTATGCCGGGTTGCCGCCTTAtgcagaggaagatgaggagagcATCGACTTCCTCGGCGGCGTCAAAGAGGACAAGGAAGAGCTTGTTGAAATGGCCGGTCAAGGCAAAGTCGAATAAGCTGCGATCCATCAATCTATGCTCATATCAGTGACGACCGGAATATTTTATCCCTTCAGCATAACTCGTATGCCTCTGGGCCGGTGTTCGACAGCCCAAGATAACTCCACGCCTGTCCTCCCACTCCGGGCCCACGTCGGCAGCCTGATGCAGGCACCCGCACCTTTCCATTTAGGGTTGTGATTTTCTTACTGTTCAATCAGAGTGAAGGTAATACGGCCACCGGACCGGTGCATTCGCAAAGCTTTTGATAGGCAGTCTTATCAACGCTTGACTACTACAGCATGGGGTGGAATTCTTCAACAGCCGAGCTAGCCCACGCGACCTACTATGCTGTGAGGAGAAGTCTACTATCTACCGCACTCGTGGAGTAATTACAGGCTACATCCTGGCATTCCCATTCGAGTCGCTTGCCACATGTCTTTGCGTGGCCTATCGAGGTGCCCAGAGGCCTGGTATCACTGTGTTTCGCTTGCCTGCCTGTATCTCGGATCGCGTGAGATATAAGTTCTCGAACTTTTGCCCTTTTCCTTCCATCGAGACGGCTTCTGGCATTCTGCTGGGACGTGGCTTGCTCTTCTGACCGACATTGCGAAGCCAAaatattctcttttcttcaTCTTGTGATGTCTTCCCCCACGACCTCATCAAatgacaacaacaacgaaaACAAAAAGATCAACACTGCAGTGGACATCAAGGTTGCCCACGACCCCGGCGATTTGGAACAAGATGTGGCAGTCGGCACACAAACCCCAATAACGACGATCGATCTCGCATACTTGCGCTCCACCAAAATGAGCACGTTCTATCGAAGTGTGCTATTTCAGATGATTCTTTTTGGAGCGTTGTCGTTTGTTGGACCGGTAAGCAATGCACACACCCAAATCCAAAAAGCAGAAAATTTCCTTCGTAGCTGTCACTATTCCCAGCATCCTGTTCGCCAGACGGCCCTAGTTCCCAGCTAATTCCATGTTTTCTCATAGGCTATGGGCGATGCCATCACGAAtcttggcggaggaggtctCAAGTCTCCATATCTTGCCAACTTGGCCAATGCTTTGAATTATGCCATGGGTTGTCTGACGACGCTTCTTGGTGGACCTCTAATCAATAAACTCGGGATTCGAAATTCTTGTATTATTGCTGCGATTGTTTTTCCGCTGACGGGTTCGGCGTACTATACTTCGGCCAAGTTTGGGGATCAGGCGTATTTGCTTGCGAGCCAGGTTATTGGGGGGATTACGAGTGGGTTTTTGTAAGTTCTTCTTCCTGTCCCTTCGTCATATCTTGGAACTGTTGTTCTCGGAGGGATCTTTTTGGTGGTTGTTGCTTTGCCGTATGGAATGTGTGCTGATATCGAGTATTTAGATATGTCGCTGAGACGACCGCTATGTTGTCGTATCCGCCGCAGGATGATCGAGGATTTTACCTTGGGATCTGGAGTGCTATGAGGAATTCCGGAAGTGTCATTGGTGGCGCCATCAACTTTTCGACAAACAGTGAGGAGAGTTCGGCAGGCGGTATCGTAAGTACGAAGGTATTTTTCTGCTCAAGAACGTCAGCACTGACTTGTCACTTTCTCTTCCCACTCTAGGCCTGGTTCACATACCTCTTGTTCGTCGGCTTCGAATGCACCGGCATCATCTGGGCGGTTCTGCTCAGCACAACCAGCAAAGTCCGAAGGAGAGATGGAACTCGAGTTCCGACTAACGATGAACATGCTTCGTGGAAACAGGAGTTTGCTGCGCTGGCGAGAATGCTTGCACAGAAGCATGTGAGTACTTGACAGTGCGCAACATACGGCCGTCCTGCTGTTGCTAATCAGATATGTAGATCTGGTTCGTTGCGATCCCAAGTTTCTACAGCTTCTTCTATGGCGGGTAAGTCGTTCGTGTCCTGATCTGGCATTTTCGATTAACGGCCATTGACGATCTCTGTTCACAGGACCATGGGCACATACCTTTCTCTTCACTTCTCTGTCCGAGCTCGAGCATTGTCATCGCTCATCGTTCGTAAGTTCTGGTCACAGACTCTCCAATCCTCAGCTTTCCTGACGTAGACCAGCATCGATCGTCATCCCTCTTGTTATCGCCTACGGCAGACTTCTCGACATGAAACACTGGACCCGTGGCCGCCGCGCCTGGATCGCCTTCCTCTGCTGGGTGATCCCCCAAATCGCCTGCTTCATCTGGATTGGGATCGAATACAGCAAATTCGGCACATCAAGCGACGTCGGTCTGGACTATGAAAAGTCAGTCCCTAATCCCAATTTCCGCTTTCACCTGCAGCCAATACTAACCTGAATCTGCAGACACACCTCCCGCTGGGCCCAAGCCTACCTCCCCTACCTCATAATCTTCATCACAGGCTACTGGACCCAACTATCCCTCTACTGGATGCTAGGCTGCTTATCGCCCAACGTAGAAAGCTCTTCTCGTGTCGGAGGACTTTTCCGTGCTTTTGAGACTGCTGGTCAGGCTGTGAGTTACGGGATAAATTCTGCGAGTAAGACGGATCCGAGAAGACCATTTTATGCGAATTGTGGTGTGCTGGCTTTGACGATTCCTTGTATGATTATGCTTATCAAGTTGGTCAGTGTGAGTAAGGATTATGAGGAGGCGGAGATTCAGCCGATTAAAGTTGTTGAAGAGCCCGCTGGGAAGAGGGATGATTGATGTGTCTTGGGAGAGGTCGTAGAAGTTAGGTTCCCGAATGCATTAGTATTTCGCATTTCAACAGTGAAGACTTTCGAGAATTCGGGTGCTCTTGCTACTCCCAGTCGACTCTGCAATTAGATACTACCGATAGGAGAGTCCTGTCGCTCCAACGCATTCTCGCTGTAGGTGGCCATTTTCGTCCTCTCGATATGACAGAAATCTTTGGCAGCACTCTCTGCACATTTTTCCCTGTAAGCTTTCAGCTTTGCTTCCACATCTGCTGTCCGCACAAGACGCTCAACACGCTCCGGTGTAGCATGGAAGGGCGTTGGTAGAGGAGGGAAGACATCTGCCATCGATGGCATCTTGTGTTCCGTTTCAAGATATTCCAGAAGAAGTGGTGTGATATGCGCGGTCGAACCAAGAATGCGAGGCATGCCTGCCTATTTGTTAGGATTCTTGAATGGTGCAGATGCCTTGTCGCTTCACTTACCGTGGCCAACAAACCCAGCAGCCATGAATTGTCCTTGGCGACCTGGCACTGGACCCACAAAGGGGAATGAATCAGCGCTTCCCGACTCGACTATCTCAAGTCAGTACGTTTCGAATCATGATACCTCTGAAGTGTATTGTCTTACTGCCGGTCCATACGCCACCCTCACCAGCATCCTTGCCGAGCTCTGCAGGGTCCGACCCAGGCCAATCCTTTACATCTGATGCAGGCCATGTCTTTACAAAGTCGTCGAATCCGTCGACTTGTttatcttcttcgtcgttcaGGAAACACTCTTCAGGCTTGTGAATGAGGAATTGTCTTCCGCCACCAAAAATGATAGTATTGTATGGAGGAGGCAATTGGAGAAAATAATTCTGTCCCCCATATCAGAAATCTGCATAGTGCCAGACATTGAACCGGAAGAACTTACGTTGATGGCACTGTCCCAGTGCTGAGAGCCAGTGTGTTTGACAAAGCCCTCTGGAGCTTTGATGGAACCCATGGCGCATTTCTCGCCTGTAATGAGTTTGCTGAACTCTGGAAGGAGATGAGAAGCCCATCGATTTGTGGAGTGCACTACAGATCTAGTGCGGATGGTGCCTCTATCGGTTGTGACAGTGATCCAGCCATCTGCATCGCGGTCTGAAACGGATTGTGCAGGTGTGTGCGCTTGGAGGTTAAAATTGCCTGCTTCCAGAACGATGCGCAGCAAAGCATGCACGAATTTATATGGCCAGCTAGCACAATGTCAGCTCATGCCAAATTTCAGTAGGTGTCTTCACTCACATTTGTCCGGCTGGATGAACGACCGCGGAAAGTGTGCCCTTCATTTGAGTaaagtcttctgcttcggtgGCCTCTTCAAGGAGTTTGCAAACCTTGACAACCTCGTTATCTTCGCCGTGGTCTGCCTTCATGGCTTCATAATTGCCTTTGAGCCGGGTCCAGGCTTCTTCAGTCATGGCAGCGTCGAAAGTCTCGCCAAACTTCAGACAGACTTCTTCCGCGATCCCCTCAACTTCTGCCAAAGCCTTGAAAGCAGGCAAATGCGACATTTCGTGCCGAATAAGCTCCATAGCACCTTGTGCTCCGAAGCGCTCCTTCCATGGCAAGTAGCGAGAGTAAGCATGTGGTCTCAATTGACCACCATTGCGGCCAGTCGCGCAACTGCAGATATCTCGTGCTTCGAGCATGACCATGCGTGGCTTGTTGGTTGCATTTTCGGTAGACTGGTCTGTCGTTCAGCATGAATTTATGCAATGTGATCTGGCGCATGGCATACTTTGTGAATCCAGTACGCAGTTGTAGCGCCTGAATATCCGCTCCCGACAATCACAACGTCAGCCTCTGATGGTAACTCAGAGGTGGAACGATGGTGTCGCAGTGGCGATTCTGCGGCTTCAATCTAGCTTTCATCAATACGTGCTGGTGCATCTGAACTCCATTTGTGGCGTACCCAGTACGATTTGGTAGGGTTTGGGACCGGTAGGACCATATTGGAAGCGCAATGGGTAGTTCTGACGTGAAAATTCTCTAGTTTGACCTGCTCTCTGTTGCTGGAACCTCTCTGTCAGCGCTGGCTGACTCGTATTTGTACGATGGAAGGCTCCATGTCGTCGTGCGAGTTATCAGATGGTGGATCCCCGGGCCGGTCAACTCCTTTCATCTATCGCCCCGGCCTATCTGATCGGGGGACATTAATGGGTCTGACCAGGAGCCGGCATCGACATCGGAGCGGCGGTATAACAAGTGTTCATTCCAGCTGAAATGAATTCTAGGGCTCGTCGCTGTTATTGAGGTCAATGAGGTGGAACATAGACTTGTGATATCGATCGGGTTGGCAGATGCATCACAGCATTGTACCTGCAGATTTTGCCGAAGTTCAAGCACAGGCCAATGCAAAGCTTGGCCAATGGTCGGCGGGAGAGGTCGCCACCCGCAGAGCAAGTTTGCGACGGTTCATGCTCCCCAGCTTGCACTGGACGACGACAACGAATATTCGCTGCTGGCCGAACACGTCGTGACCCTCACTTACTCTCTGTCGACTGCATACTTGACCCGGCTTCGTAAGCGGACACTCTTCTGGCACACCAAAGTGGCTTTCAGCATACACATCGCCTCATTGCCATACTAGGAACCGCGATTCAAGAGCTTCTTGCTGG comes from the Cercospora beticola chromosome 4, complete sequence genome and includes:
- a CDS encoding uncharacterized protein (MEROPS:MER0000263); this encodes MVLRAMHFTPKVLLSAPRRSAGVPNPSGSLVLYTISTYNFDSHSKSNELRVLEVASGESHVLAQEDEISDVNWLNEDEFVCLQSEKDGRTKVFVASVGKVIGNEEAGKAYYVAGTIEGPAGNLKVKKLDDNNFAVVFSAQAYNRVGTIYNPETEKKPQSTARIYNGLFVRHWDTWTTNQTNCLWYAKLSRRGHGKFSLSQYTNALHKTGLECPIRPFGGTDNFDLSKDALIFVSKDPKSNPALTTKENVYILHIHDWEGQHAPTLQQVVVPGFDGASGSPVFSPDGSQAAFLSMKTNGYEADKNHIFVLREVKDPVNSLERAFSASAEGGWDRSPASLAWTIDGKHLLFTAEDIGTVKLYRLPSDLRSQEPEALTKNGSVSDARPLPDGRIFASGTSFTDNSFFFIIAPQSPPNESHTYVSWTHSNSAGGSKLGGLKPSQVSSIWTPASNPEINREVHSIVIRPSNFDSSKKYPVAYIIHGGPQNAWGDSWSTRWNPMIFAEQGYIVITPNPTGSTGYGQAFTDAIHRNWGGDPYQDIVNVFEWASKNMPEADHNRAVALGASYGGYMMNWVQGHDLGRKFKALVCHDGITSFAGAMLSTEELYFPLFDLGNPFNTSAAAQGHDNFSKATLSDWRKWDPSEHFANWATPQLIIHSSKDYRLPVAEGLAAFNVLQARGVESKLLTFPDENHWVLKPENSLVWHKVVLNWINHYAGLPPYAEEDEESIDFLGGVKEDKEELVEMAGQGKVE